One genomic region from Phragmites australis chromosome 1, lpPhrAust1.1, whole genome shotgun sequence encodes:
- the LOC133920655 gene encoding GDSL esterase/lipase At5g45670-like, translating to MGRAAMRWLPALLAVLAARLATVVVVRAAPQVPCYFVFGDSLVDNGNNNDIASLARANYPPYGIDFAGGPTGRFSNGLTTVDAISRLLGFDDYIPAYAGASNDQLLTGVNFASAAAGIRDETGQQLGARISFGGQLQNYQAAVQQLVSILGDEDSAANHLSQCIFTVGMGSNDYLNNYFMPAIYSTSQQYTPEQYADVLINQYSQQLSALYDNGARKVALMGIGQVGCSPNELAQQSPDGSTCVGRINSAIEIFNDKLVGLVDQFNALPGAQFTYINAYGIFEDILRAPGSHGLTVTNRGCCGVGRNNGQVTCLPFQTPCANRNEYLFWDAFHPTEAANILVGRRAYSAALQSDVHPVDLRTLAQL from the exons ATGGGGCGTGCAGCAATGCGGTGGCTCCCGGCGCTGCTCGCCGTCCTGGCCGCGCGGCTGgccaccgtcgtcgtcgtccgggCCGCTCCCCAGGTACCGTGCTACTTCGTGTTCGGGGACTCGCTCGTCGACAACGGGAACAACAACGACATCGCGTCGCTGGCGCGGGCCAACTACCCGCCCTACGGCATCGATTTCGCCGGCGGCCCGACGGGACGGTTCAGCAACGGCCTCACCACCGTCGATGCTATAT CTCGTCTTCTGGGCTTCGACGATTACATCCCCGCGTACGCCGGCGCAAGCAACGATCAGCTTCTCACTGGCGTCAACTTCGCCTCCGCTGCAGCCGGGATACGGGACGAGACCGGCCAGCAACTG GGCGCACGGATAAGCTTTGGCGGTCAGCTCCAGAACTACCAAGCTGCCGTGCAGCAGCTGGTGAGCATCCTGGGCGACGAGGACTCGGCGGCGAACCACCTGAGCCAGTGCATCTTCACCGTGGGCATGGGCAGCAACGACTACCTCAACAACTATTTCATGCCCGCCATCTACTCCACCAGCCAGCAGTACACGCCGGAGCAGTATGCCGACGTGCTCATCAACCAGTACTCGCAGCAGCTCAGCGCCTTGTACGACAACGGGGCGAGGAAAGTGGCGCTGATGGGCATTGGGCAGGTCGGGTGCAGTCCGAACGAGCTGGCGCAGCAGAGCCCCGACGGCAGCACCTGCGTGGGGCGGATCAACAGCGCCATCGAGATCTTCAACGATAAGCTCGTCGGCCTCGTCGACCAGTTCAACGCGCTGCCGGGGGCGCAATTCACCTACATCAACGCCTACGGGATCTTCGAGGACATCTTGAGAGCCCCAGGATCGCACG GTCTGACGGTGACGAACCGAGGGTGCTGTGGGGTCGGGAGGAACAACGGGCAGGTGACGTGCCTGCCGTTCCAGACGCCGTGTGCCAACAGGAACGAGTACCTCTTCTGGGACGCCTTCCACCCCACGGAGGCGGCCAACATCCTCGTCGGCCGGAGGGCGTACAGCGCGGCGCTGCAGTCCGACGTCCACCCGGTGGATCTGCGCACGCTCGCTCAGCTCTAG
- the LOC133885088 gene encoding protein HEADING DATE 3A-like, with protein sequence MSYNVLDSFTPTTPLRITYNSRLLLAGAELKPSAVVNKPRVDVGGTDLRVFYTLVSSLLAGQELMFYERPEPRSGIHRMVFVLFRQLGRGAVFAPDMRHNFNCRNFARQYHLDIVAATYFNCQREAGSGGRRFRPERSEGTI encoded by the exons ATGTCATACAATGTGTTGGATTCATTTACACCAACGACCCCCCTCAGAATTACCTACAACAGCAGGCTACTTCTGGCAGGTGCCGAGCTGAAACCATCTGCAGTTGTGAATAAGCCAAGAGTTGATGTTGGTGGCACTGACCTTAGGGTGTTCTACACATTGGTAAGC AGCCTTCTTGCAGGTCAGGAGCTCATGTTTTACGAAAGACCAGAACCAAGATCTGGCATCCACCGCATGGTATTCGTGCTGTTCCGGCAGCTTGGTAGGGGGGCCGTTTTTGCACCAGATATGCGACACAACTTCAATTGCAGGAACTTTGCACGTCAATACCACCTGGACATTGTGGCTGCCACATATTTCAACTGTCAAAGGGAAGCAGGATCTGGCGGAAGAAGATTCAGACCCGAAAGGTCTGAAGGGACAATATAA
- the LOC133920665 gene encoding integrin-linked protein kinase 1-like produces the protein METKPVAPAAGPPTPRFRLGRQSSLAPDHVEGGGAGAAEGPAEAETNGVMRFQLMYLAHEGNAEGIRELLDGGADPNFRDSDGRTALHIAACEGHPDVVELLLQRGAEAAVEDQWGSTPLADAMHYQNHDVIKILEKHGSKLKIAPMHVNNGREVPEYEIDPNELDFTNSSNISKGTYRKATWRGIPVAVKKLDDDLIMDENKVQAFRDELDVLQLIRHPNVVQFLGAVTQSSPMMIVMEFLRKGDLRTHLNKKGALAPSYAVKFALDIARGMSYLHEHKPQAIIHRDLEPSNILRDDTGHLKVADFDLCKMLKWRRKVREEKAVTSPGNACRYVAPEVMRNEEYDTKVDVFSFALILQEMIEGCLPYHDKKNGEIEKAHISKERPPFRAPPKHYAHGLRELIEQCWSENPANRPDFRVIINRLSAIQNEIAQRNRWKVKPLKCFLSFEGMWKKDRNEGSTTRSSRSSRSNF, from the exons ATGGAGACGAAGCCTGTCGCGCCGGCAGCGGGGCCGCCGACTCCGCGGTTTAGGCTGGGGAGGCAGTCGTCGCTGGCGCCCGACCACGTTGAGGGCGGTGGTGCGGGCGCGGCGGAGGGGCCGGCGGAGGCTGAGACGAACGGCGTGATGCGCTTCCAGCTGATGTACCTGGCCCACGAGGGCAACGCGGAGGGGATCCGCGAGCTCCTCGACGGCGGCGCTGACCCCAACTTCCGCGACTCCGACGGCCGCACGGCGCTGCACATCGCCGCATGCGAGGGCCACCCCGACGTCGTCGAGCTACTCCTCCAGCGTGGCGCGGAGGCCGCCGTCGAGGACCAGTGGGGCAGCACG CCATTGGCGGATGCGATGCATTACCAGAATCATGATGTGATCAAGATCTTGGAGAAGCATGGCTCCAAGCTTAAG ATTGCTCCTATGCATGTGAACAACGGTCGTGAAGTTCCCGAATACGAGATTGACCCAAATGAGCTTGATTTCACTAATTCCAGTAATATATCTAAG GGTACATATAGGAAAGCAACATGGAGGGGCATTCCTGTTGCTGTTAAGAAGCTGGATGATGATCTAATTATGGACGAGAACAAAGT GCAGGCATTCAGGGATGAGCTAGATGTGCTACAACTTATACGGCATCCAAATGTCGTGCAATTTTTGGGTGCTGTAACACAAAGCAGCCCAATGATGATTGTCATGGAATTTCTGCGCAAG GGTGATTTGCGCACTCACTTGAATAAGAAAGGAGCACTGGCCCCATCATATGCAGTGAAGTTTGCCCTTGATATTGCAAG AGGAATGAGTTACTTACATGAACATAAACCTCAAGCTATCATCCACCGTGACCTTGAGCCTTC AAACATATTGAGGGATGACACTGGACATCTGAAAGTGGCTGATTTTGATTTGTGTAAGATGCTAAAATGGAGAAGAAAGGTTAGAGAAGAGAAAGCAGTAACTTCTCCAGGCAATGCTT GTAGGTATGTGGCTCCAGAAGTTATGCGAAATGAAGAGTATGATACCAAAGTGGATGTCTTCTCATTCGCTTTGATACTTCAGGAG ATGATTGAAGGATGTCTTCCTTATCATGATAAGAAAAATGGTGAAATTGAAAAGGCACACATTTCTAAAGAAAGGCCACCTTTTAGAGCTCCTCCAAAGCACTATGCTCACGGGTTAAGAGA GCTGATTGAGCAGTGCTGGAGTGAAAATCCTGCGAACAGGCCTGATTTTAGAGTAATCATCAATCGGTTGTCTGCTATCCAAAATGAAATAGCTCAAAGAAACCGTTGGAAG GTAAAACCACTCAAATGTTTCCTGAGCTTCGAAGGAATGTGGAAGAAAGATCGCAATGAGGGAAGCACCACCCGTTCATCACGTTCGTCGCGATCCAATTTTTAA